The Acanthochromis polyacanthus isolate Apoly-LR-REF ecotype Palm Island chromosome 17, KAUST_Apoly_ChrSc, whole genome shotgun sequence genome has a window encoding:
- the skp1 gene encoding S-phase kinase-associated protein 1, whose amino-acid sequence MPTIKLQSSDGEIFEVDVEIAKQSVTIKTMLEDLGMDDEGDDDPVPLPNVNAAILKKVIQWCTHHKDDPPPPEDDENKEKRTDDIPVWDQEFLKVDQGTLFELILAANYLDIKGLLDVTCKTVANMIKGKTPEEIRKTFNIKNDFTEEEEAQVRKENQWCEEK is encoded by the exons ATGCCTACGATTAAACTACAAAGCTCTGATGGGGAAATCTTCGAGGTGGACGTTGAGATAGCCAAACAGTCTGTCACAATCAAAACCATGTTAGAAG ATTTGGGCATGGATGATGAAGGAGACGATGACCCAGTTCCTCTCCCGAATGTCAATGCAGCCATCCTCAAAAAG GTGATTCAGTGGTGCACCCATCACAAAGATGACCCTCCTCCACCTGAAGACGACGAGAACAAGGAGAAGAGGACAGATGACATTCCTGTATGGGAccaggagttcctcaaagtggACCAGGGCACCTTGTTTGAACTCATTCTG GCCGCCAACTATTTGGACATCAAAGGTCTGTTAGATGTCACCTGCAAGACAGTGGCCAACATGATCAAAGGCAAAACCCCGGAGGAGATCAGGAAGACTTTCAACATCAAAAATGATttcacagaggaggaggaagcccAG GTACGCAAAGAGAACCAGTGGTGTGAAGAGAAGTAA